In Argentina anserina unplaced genomic scaffold, drPotAnse1.1, whole genome shotgun sequence, the DNA window GACGGGCTCGGCCAACAGTCACCTCGGCTCGCCCTACAATCAATTCTATCTCACCAACAGTGTCAATTCACCCCACAACGGTAAGTACCAATCATCACGAATCCAGTGCCTCTACCCACTTCTGGAGCAATTAAACTCCAACAACTCATGAGCATCCATCATCGATCATCGTTCAGTAATAAGTTCCTTGCTCACGAGTCCATGGATAACGCCGTTGAGCATCAAGGAAACCTGCACGACCGCCTCGGACAATCGGGCCGGCATTTGCATGCCCAAGAAGGCGTGCCTGAGCTCGGGCGGCTACGTGGCGGGCACTTGCGGCATCCTGGGCTCGTGTTGCGTCTACCAGGGCACCTGTCGGACGATAATTGCCGCCAACGAGACCTACTTTGTGTCGCCCGCGTTCCCGTCCATGCACAAGGAGCGCCTCGATCCGCCGATCTGTATCTTCACCCTGCAGCGCAGCCCCCTCTATAACAAGTGGCCCGTGTGCCAGTTTCGGCTTAGTTTCGACGAATTCTCCCTCGCCCCGCCAATCAACGGAACTTGCGGCGGCAAGACCGACTCGTTCATCGTGTCGGGCGCGGTCAACTTCAACACCTCGGGCCTGCCAACGGCCGGCCTGTGCGGCGACATGAGCGGCCAGCACAGTAAGTAACCATCCATTAACAATCTTTCTCCGGCCAGCCAGCACAACTTGCCTAACGCGCGACCAATCACCTCAGTGTACCTCGATGTCGACCCAGAGCGACCAGACGATCCGCTTCTGCTTATCGTGAACACGGCCAACGAGCAGCGCTACAATCGGCGCTGGTCCATCCGGGTCCAGCAGATCGCCTGCCATTCGCCCTTTCGGGCCCCGAACGGGTGTCTGCAATTCTACACCGCCGAGTCGGGCATAATTGAGAGCTTCAATTATCGCGGCAACGGCCGGGCGACCGCGTTCCCGGGCTCGTCGGTGCTGCCCATCCGCTCGGTGCCCCAATATCCGACGTTGCAGTTCATCTCGTCGCCGAACTACTTCAACGACCTCTACTATGGCGTCTGCATCCAGAAGCAGCCGCGCATGTGCGCCATCAAATGGCAGGCAATCCATTTCGATTTCGGCGGCACGCTGGCCGGCCTATCGGACGTCAGCGCGCCCAACAGCCAAACCTATGGCTGCGTGCGAAACGATGGGCTCGCAATGTATGGCGCCGACTTGGGCGACTATGTCGCCATCCAGGGGGCCTCGCGCGACGGCCGCTTCCGGCTGCAGAATCAATTCTGTGGCCAGCGTCTGAACTCGTTGCCGCAGCAAGACGTTAACGACGAGATCATTAGTTATGCGAAACCGTTCACCATGATTGTCAGGACCGACAGTCTGGCCGGGCTGCACTCGTTACCGCAGGCGCCGAAGAGCCAAAAAGGTGAGTTCATCTACGATCCGGCTCGTGGCGGGCAGCCTGCTCGTGGTTCGCTTCAACTATGTGATGCGCCCCAAGTTGATAACTCCTAACCGAGTGGATGAATAAATCTCTCTCCCCCCGCCCCTCTGCCCTGGCCCTTTGTATCGCGCGTGCTCGCGTTGGCGCACCAGGATTTCGACTTAAATACAAGCAATTGGCCTGCAAATAGATTGTTCGCAATCTAGATCGCAAGCGAACAGCTCGGCTCAGCTCAGGCCAGGCAGTCGCCTGTTCTCATGCCGATAAAATCAACGACGAGCACGCGCAACATCCGCCGCTCGCGTTGCATCAAACAGATTAACGCCGCGCGACTCCGACGGGAAGTGATTCAAGGCTTGAGCTGGAGAGATAATTGTTATTGCTGCTCGCACCAGTTTCGCGCTTTATCGCAACCCAAAAATCTTTATTGTTGTTGATCGCTGGCGCGCGATTAGCCGCCCAGATGATAGCGGCTCGCGCTGTCGGAACTTTATCGATGGTTTGAATCTACGGGCGGTCCTTGTGCTGCAGTCGCCGCCGTCGTCGCCGCCGCGTCGTTCATCCGCCCACTCTGGACTCGAGTGGGCCAATGATTGTTCCCAGCACGGAATGGCAtcacatacacacacacacacacacacacacacacacattcgGCCAGCAGCTCATCACTCCAGCCGGAGGATCAAATCGCTGCATCAATATCTATTGAGAGATTTTATAAACCAGCCGGACAACATCACTGGCTCGGACAAGCTCACACGCTAGCGCCAACGACGATTAGAGCTGTCAATCAGCTCTAAATAACGACAACTCGTATCTGTATTTGTACCTCTCTTTCTGTCTGTCTGTCTGTCTGTCTGTCTATGAATTAAACTGTTCGGAATAGTCTTCGGTTTTGCTTCAATGATACGTTTCTTGTGGTCATTCGGCGGCGGTCAGCTGGGATGATGCGCCGTGAGAAGCACTCACTTAACTGTGCTGGAAGTTTCGCTTCTGAGAGTTGTCGTGCTCGAGTATGGACTCGAGCAGTCGTATGTACTTGATGGCCATTCTCAATATTTCATTCTTGCTCAGCCTCTTGTCGGGCGGATGTGTTGGAACTAGGCGCCGTAGGTTGACAAAGGCTCGATTGACGTTCTGTTGGCGCCACTTTTCGCGATTGTTCGTCGATGAACTCCGTCTCCCGTTTGCCTTTCCTTGTGCAATCATTCTATAATGGCTCCTCTTACTTCGAATCCCATTGCTAGACATGATCTCATCCAGACTCGACGAGTggccctcctcctcttcctcctcgcCGGAACCCGCGTTGTCACCTTCAATCGATGGCTGTGACGCCATACCCTCACACTCACCTTTCATGACTTGAATTTGCGCCCACTAGAATGCCCGATGATTTCGAATGTAAACATATCGGATACCGATGCTCGACTGCGACTTGTTTCGAGAACCGGATGCGCTTCAAGTTCCTATGAAGCACTTTTTTTAGCGCACGATTTGCGCGCATGCGTTCCAAAGAGGCTAACCAATGAGGCTCACCATCGCTCCGAGTTaggtgctctctctctctctctctctctctctctctctctctctctctctctgcgaAATGTTGTCTTGGCGACTGAACACGATTGTCTACAGTTGCCAGCGCTCCGAACTGGCGCATGAGACTCAAGGGTGATATCCGATTAAATCCAACTAAAGATCGGAAGACCATACACGCCCGACCATGCACCTGTGTCGGGCAGTTCAGGAAAAATCATCGTCCTTGGAGGCTAGAAACCATGACATCCAATCTATAATCTCGCACcacttctcctcctcctcttcgtCTACTTGGTCCTTATTTGTTTCTCTACAATACTTGACGCAGCCGTTTATCACCGAGGccaatttgcatgcaattgcTGGATTGAGCTCGTCCTTGACAATGGCCAACACTTCATTTGCCATTGTTTTGGGCTCATAGATTTGCTCTTTAATCATTAACGTCAACAGGGATTCGTATTTGATCCAACTTATAAGTTGCGAGCCGCTTTTGTGTAGAACTGTGAGGTTCTTGATGCTGACAAATTCCTTGATTTTGATATTCTTGTGCTTAAAACATTCTACAACCTTGGCTTTGACGTTGTCATCGATTAGATTTGGTTTCGTGCCGATGACTTGAATCAGAAGTGCAATCAAGGCTCGGTGACACGAAGGCAGGCTTCCAGCATCGCCCAGCAGACAGCCTTCGTGCTCTGGGCTGCCTTCTTTGTTATCACATTCGGTGCTTGAGTTGTTCTGGTATTTGTCAATTATATCGTACAATCCCTTCGAATCGTCCAGTTCGCCGACCATTCGGCCGAGGTCTGTCATCTCAATGTCCTGCCCGGCGGACTATCGGTGTGAGCGAAATAATCCAATATGGTTAGACCAACAGTTGGTGCTAAGTTGAACGCAAACTCAACTCACAGAACATGTGTTCAACTTTGTTATGCGGTGAAGATTTTCCCGAAGAGGCTGGCGGGCTTGATTGAGCGGACAGGCACAAAGTCAACGGAGAGTCTGCCCGACCGAACAGGGGGAACGTGTTTGCGGTATTTACGTGCAGTCGATTCTGAGCTGTAAACATTAGAAAATGGTCCCGGCTAAGTAGTCAATCTTTTGTCGCAATTTCACCCGATCGCCCATCGAGGCCAAACAATTAGTTTACATTGAATTGTATGTGATTATATTTTTAAGTTAATACAGGCATCAGTTTATTGTTGACAGCTGCAAAACTGAACAAATTTATTTCCAAGATGGATGCCTCGGCCGTCAAAGCTGGCATGTGGCAGGATATTACTGCCGAGTTCAAGAGCTCAGTCAGTCAATTAAACCTTGGTGAACTGCTGAAAAGTGATCATTTCACTCTACTCGAAGCAATGAGTGCAATAGAATTAATGGACCCCAAAATGGATAGTGGTATGATTCTTAAAAAATGTAACAGAAAGATATTGAATTTTGATCAGTCAGTCAAGTCCGGTTTGATCAAGATAAACAATCTAGAAATTAGTGAACTATTAGGCATAATTGATGATACTTATTCGTGCTTAGTAACTTGGCTCGAGGGTCATCTTCTATCACTAACAGTCATgacaaatttatatttacaccAGCCTGAGAAGATAGAAGATCGATGTTTACGAATTTTCTCTCTATCAGCTTTGAAGCTAACCAAATTCATCGACAAGATGGTTTCTGTGATTTTCTGCATAGAGGAGGAAGATTTTATGCTCAATATGGGCAAATTCAACCTAGACTCCCAGATCAACGATTCAAAAGTATTATGTTCGCTGGAGGACCTATGCCAATATTATGAAAGATTAATCGAGCATGATTCAATTAGAACTCATAATAATAGCCATGGCACTAAAACAAATAATACCAAAACTACTAATACAAACAACAAGCAAGCGGATAAGCATCAATCAAATTCATCTAGTGACATGTCTCCATCGAAAGTGAACCTGGAACTTGACAAATGCCAGATAGCTGCCTTAGTAACTAGGCTTCGATTTACATACAACTTTTTTGCATGTTTCCTGCACATTCATCGCCACATTCTCAAAGATGCTGTAGCTGGCATGGAATTTGATAATCAAACTGATGCAGGAATCTCAAGAGCAGTTAAGCTCTTCCAGAATGATGTCCTCCTCTGTGATCAGCATCTAGAGAAGTGCCTTGAACATTTAGACCATTGGAGTGAAACTATCGATATGGGAAtcaaacccaacccaaatcaAACTGATAGCACAAGTGAGGGAATTTATCCAACCATTATGGGCTTTGAGCCACACGTAAATCATAAATTATTGCCTGCTACCTACCCCAGGTGTTCATCCATCAAGAGTAGACCATCTACCATAGATTATCTAAGAGATCTTATTATAAGGATGAGACATTGTACCTCAATTTCGGTATCATTTTATCAAAAATCCTTGATCAAATCAGTAGATCTCTTTGAAAATTTCAGCAAGTACTTCCGGCCTAGCTCATGCGTCATCTCTAGATCATTTCTTCAAACTCTGTACTTACCGGGTGTGTCGATCAAATTACTCAGGGATGAAGTAGTACAATCAATGACTGAGTTCTGTGAACCACTCGGCCAAATGATGCGTAAAGacgaaggaggaggaggaggaggagaggaagaatCTCAAGGTGCGGATCGGTTCATGTTCCTTACCCATAGTCAAAAAGCCTTCTCACAAGTTGTGAGCATCTATGGCCACAATCCATCAAGACAGCATGAGAGATTTTCAGAATTAATCACAACGTTCAAGAATCTTCAGTATGAAAGCGCCTTCATCAACAGTGTAGCCTATTCTTGGACAACCTACCACTTGGCTAGATTATGTATCAAGTATATCCTCTCAGGCCTTGAGCTAGAATTATTTTCTGTCCACGAATATCCGTATGTCTTTTGGTACTTATACGAGATTCTGTACAAAAACGAAAGAGAACAACTTGATCTAGCTCGCCAATTCATCGAGGGGCAGTTACTTGCAGAGGATGCTCAGAAGAAGGCCAAAGGTAAAAAGAATCGCAGGAAGCAATCTAGCACGAGTTTTCACGATAGCAACCTGCTACGCAACGGCGCCTATCGCTACCTGACTGGAGGAACTTTCCTCTTAACTTATGGATTGAAACTTCAGGGTAAAATCAGAACTCCGTCCATGGATTTCACCAGTGAAGAGATATGCTTTGATCATCGATTTGGCGCTCTAACTGGAACTAGCGTCTATCAATCGTACCAAAAAACGCTCAAGAGATTGGAGAAACTGGAGCATATCTACCGTGAGGCGTTGGACTGTTTCTCGGAGGCCAAAGAGATCTTCACTGTGCTAGTCCAACATGAAGACTGTGTAAAAGTTTGCAAGGCAAACATGGTCGTAACGAGGATACTATCCAGTAACTTAGAAGCTTTCAAAGATAGAGAAGTCCAGTTTAACTTCGACACACATCCTAGCTTTCCGACTGTGAAATTCTAAACGAATGAATTCAAAACCAGCCAGTTTCTAGATTTACTGAGAGGGCGCCAAAATTCAACTTGTAACTGATTCTATTTATTTGCGCAGTTCCATTCATGCACTTGTCGAGTCATTTAGGCTTGCGACGAAAATGAGCTATTTGAAGAGACGGCTTGCAAACTACtgtttgttgttgaattgCGCGATGGGGTACTCTGACCTGGTGGCAGCGGGCGGCTTCGCTTCCGACCCGCACCAGCTCGCGCCCCACCCCTTCGCGACTTTCTGATCACAGTACCGTTGGGCAAGATGATCGAGGTACCTGGTAGTGCAGACCTGAGCATCTGTTTTACTTCTTTGGGGTCTATACTGTCTAGAAGTGGGTTGAGCTTGTTGAGATCTTTCATTGAGGTAACAATCTGGTGGCTCGTGCTCGGGATGGGCTCGGCGGAGGTTGATGCATATGATTCTGCAGTTGTGTTGGCTAGAGACTCGTTGGCTTGTGTAGTGTTAACAGAGGTATCTGGGTTCACTTTAGCTGGCGGGGGTTTTCGtttagatgatgatgatttagACTTCTTCTTGGAACTCTTCTTAACACCTCCACTGGCTACACTACGTCTAGTTGTACTTGATGATGGTCTTGACAGGGTGGGCACTGACCTTCGACTTAGGTTCGCGACGGCACGTCTGGTGGCAGCTGCAGCCCTACGGGCAGCTCCAGTGTTGGGGACCGCACTTGATGAAGTTGCACCTGACCCATAGAGGAGCATCTGCTGACGACGCTTGGCCTGAATTACTTCCTCAAATGTCTGTGGCGGTGGGAGAATGGGTTTAGCATTCTCATCCAATCTGATCGTGATTCTATGTGGCTTGCTAATATCCACTATTTCATCGTGACGAATTGCGATGAAATTTACAACTTTACCATTCTTATCTCGGACTTCTATTCCACTAACTGATTTATTATGATAGTTTGACTCCCAAGTGTGTTTGTCAGGTTCTTTTGTCATGATAATTGATGGCTAAACAATAAAAAACTAAATTATTGCTATTCTAAGATGAGGAACATCCAACAATCTTGTGCACTAGAGTTCGAATTGAAAGTTGTTTGATTGCATTCCAAAGCGAATAGAGCGCAAACCTCGAAATAATCACATCCTaagaatttgagttttgcaTTTGTCACGCTGTTGCAATATATAAGGCACTCGACTGCGTTGAAAGATATGCGAGTAGAGCGCACAAAATTCAGAAACTATCTATGAGTGTCAAATATTGAACGATCAGAATGCAAGCGTGCGTGCTTCTAGCGTGCATCATTAACCAATAGTTGCCATATGAGAGAGAAAGTTGAATTTAATATTATCTAACTATTTCAAACAACCCCATATTTATAATTGTGATCAGAATGGCTGATGATAAAAACCAAGCTCTACCCTACGGAGACATGAAACTCATCCAGTCGGATGGGTCAACCAATCGACCTCTGGTGTCAATCAAAGATATTCAGACGAATTTGGTCGGGCAACAGATATGGGTTCGCGGGCGACTTCACTCTAGTAGATGTAAGGGGAAACAAGCCTTCTTCGTGCTCCGTCAACAACATTTCACTGTGCAAGCAATATTGAGAGTTGCTGAGGGAACTCAAGTGACCAAAGACATGATAACTTTTGCCGCAGGGCTTCCGAAAGAATCCATTATTGACGTGTATGGCCTTGTCAAGCAATCCCCAGTCAAAATTGAATCATGTAGCCAGACAGATGTAGAATTAGAACTCAGTCAGGTTTATGCTGTGAGCCGATCGGATGCTCGGCTAGCTGTCCAAATCGAGGATCTATCACGATCAGAGTCAGAGATCGTTGCCGAGATGGAAAAACTCAAGCTCAAAGCTGAAAATCAGCGCGGCAAGAAAGGGGCAGGTGATGCCTCAAAAGACACTGTCCTCGTCATTAGGGTCGACCAAGATACACGTCTCAATAATAGAGTTATCGATCTGAGAACAGTCACCAACCAAGCCATCTTCAGATTCGAATCGGGCGTAACTAACCTCTTCAGAGAAGCCCTCAACAAGCGAGCATTCGTTGAAATTCACACGCCTAAGATCATCAACGCGGCTAGCGAGGGTGGCGCGAATGTTTTCGAGGTTAGTTATTTCAAGACAAAGGCTTATCTTGCGCAATCTCCGCAATTCTACAAGCAAATGGCAATTGCAGCCGATTTTGATAGAGTCTACACAGTTGGTGCCGTATTCAGAGCAGAAGACTCGAACACCCACCGACACTTGACTGAGTTTGTTGGTCTTGATCTGGAAATGGCATTCAACTATGACTATCATGAGGTTGTTGATCTAATTGGGAAGACATTCGTTGATATATTCAAAGGACTCGAGGAGCGATTCGCAACTGAAATAGCCGCAGTCCACAGGCAATATCCAGCCGAGCCATTCAAATACCTCGACGAGACGCTTGTGTTGAAATTTCCTGAGGCTGTCGAGATGTTGCGGCAGGCGGGAGCTGAAATGGGAGACGAGGATGATCTCACCACAGCCAATGAAAAGCTACTCGGAAAGCTGGTACGAGACAAATATCAAACCGACTTCTATATTCTAGACAAATTTCCCCTCGCTGTTCGTCCATTTTACACGATGCCTGATCCTCATGATATAAAGTACTCTAATTCCTACGATATGTTCATGCGCGGAGAGGAAATCTTATCGGGCGCTCAGAGAATTCACGACGAACAGCTTCTGAGGGAGCGAGCCTCTCATCATGGCATTGACCTAGCAACGATCGAGCCTTATGTTAAGGCTTTCAAGTACGGCTGCCCACCACACGCGGGTGGAGGAATCGGACTCGAGAGGGTGGCCATGCTATACCTTGGCTTGGACAACATTCGCAAGACATCGATGTTCCCTCGCGATCCGAAACGATTGGAACCATGAGCATGGCGCGTGGTAGGTCTCCAAACTAGGCGCAACTCTACGTCAATCTGGTTGCTTGTTGTTTGTATAGAACCACAGGCTATCATTGATGTGATTATTTATAAATTgatcattatcatcatcaagcgtattctgAACGATTGGTTTCTTGTCTGCGTATCCTCGTCACAATGTGGCGCTCAATTGATCTTGTTTTGCCATCGCGTCTCTAGATGCAATCTGTCCTGGCATTCGGCTACTTTTGCAACGATTTGCCAGAAGTCTCGCTAACCAGATAACCAGACTTGCTCCGAGAACCGCTCGCATGAGTAAGCTTTTGGATGCAATATCGTCCACATGGATCTTTGTTCTCTGTGCTAAACAGAATGTCTCCAAGGATGATGAGTGCAAAACTTCGCAAGCTTGTCAAGTTTTGTTCAGGCAAATTCGCTCAAGTTTCAATCACGAACATTTTAATTCTATGCTTTTTTGTCTCAAGTCTGCCAGCTGCAATTGTACAGACTGCACCCAATATCCCGGCGGAAACCGGCGGCTGCAATATAACATACTATGACGAAAATCTACAGCCCACCCAAACAAATGGTAGTTTACAGAATCTCACCAATGGACTCCAATCAGGTTACGCgacacagcagcagcagcagcagcagcagcagcagcagccggCCACAGTTCAAGCATACATGAATGGATTCTATCAGCAGCCCGCGGCCATCGGGCTCGAGTGCCAGTATGTAACAGCTGAACAGCTGCACGATCAATTCAATCGAGTGAAATCGACTGGTGTTAAGATAGTTTCGCTCGTTGTTAGGGATTCGTATCTGACCACATTGAGCAATCTGCCCCAGGGCACGCACGAGCTCAAGAAGTTGGTCATCTCAAACTCGTCCATTGATTTGGAGATCCTCAAGGAGGGTAGCGAATCATTAGACCAGCTAACAACACTTGAGATCACAAATGAAAGAATATCGAATATACCCCAAAACTTTTTCCAGGAGATGCAATCATTGAAAGAGTTGCGGCTCGAGAATGATGAGATCGCCTCACTAGATGGAGACGCATTCCACAACCTGGACGATTCGCTCGAGGTGCTGGACTTGCGCCGGAATCGATTCAACAGGTTCCCGATGGCAGTGAAGAACCTCGCACAGCTAGCGGTTCTGGACCTATCTGACAATGACATTGTTATTGACACACAGGAGAATGATCTACCGGAAAAGCTCGAACCTCTATTGAATCTCCGAGAGTTAGCCATGAACAGGATCAATTGCACCTGTGAATTTAGTTCATCGCCGTTTTTCGAATGGATCGCTAGGACTCACATCTCTGGCGTTAGATGCTTTTCGCCAGAAAAATTGAAGTCCCAAGAGGTGATAGTCTTCGAAAGAGACGAATTTTGCACTCGAAATTCGGCGCCGGGGGTCGAAATTTCACCATTGATTGCAATGACAAATTGTTTGTTAGTTTCTTTGGTATCGATTATGTCCCTAGTTTATTACTCTCGGTAGAATTGAGACTAAATATGTTCAATGTGTCAAATACAATTATTCGATTGTTTCGATATCGGTATCGTCACCGCTGTCTAGTCTTGGTTTTTTGTCTACTTCCTTATCATCCTTAACGCGCCTCTTTGACACTGGTAGGATTTCGTCATCAGACGAGGAAAGATGAAAGGTCGTTTCCGGAGCATCCGAGTCACTCTCCCAGTCATATTTCTTCTTTGCGGACTTCTTCTCAGCCGCAGCGGTCCCATTCGCACCGTTGCTCTTCTTGGTGGGCACAGATTTTGAAGGCTTTGCGGTGGTAACCTCGTCGTCATCCAAAACTTCGACGTCAGTTTCATCATCTTCGTCGGAGTCATCCAAGATTGTATCGTCGTCGTCAGGGTTCAGCTTCTTCTTACCTTTGGCACCCTTCTTAACTGGACCAGCTGCTTTCTTCAATCGTTTGATAGCTTGGGTTGTGCTTTTCTTTCTGTATTCATCAAGTGGTGGTGAGATGgtttcaaaatcttcagaCGGCTCGAGATCCCGAGCGTCAGCCACAGCCGAACCCTTGCCTTTAGATCTACCTCCTCCACCTGTTTTCAATGTCTTCTTGTGCGCTTTCCTTGCATCCCTGGCCTCTTTTTGCATTTTTTGTAGACCCTCGAGCCATTTGGCGTATTCGGCCTCGAGTTCCTCAAGGTCAGCGAGCCATAGATCCTCGATGGTGGAACGAACCATCTTATCAAGCTCGAGCATCTTTTCGTCTCGCTTCTTTAAGAGCGAGTTCTTGTCGCGTTTGGTCAGTTGTCTGGTGGTAGTATTCATCAGATAGCCGAAATCAGCTTCATCTTTCGTGGTGGCTTCGTCGGTTTCTTCTTGTTGAACGACAACATTCTTCAGACCAGCCTTCCAACGACGCACAGGGTCGCGTGCATAGCGGTGGTCGACCAACCATTGGATGTATTTCTCTAACTCAGGCTCCTTGAGCAAGAAACTCGATACAGCTTGATAATCACCTAAGAACCTAGCCTGATTCTCCAACTTTTCTGATTCAGCCTTGAGCATGCCGATCACATATTCGCGTCTCTTGTGGTAAAACTTTCGCCGCTCATCAAAGAAGTCCCTCATGATTTCCTCGGCAGATTCGTATCTCTTGAGGCAGAGCTTAGGGTCGTATAAGACCATAGAATTTAGGGATAGGGTAGTTTGAAGCTTGAAAGACTTGTAGAGACCTTCAGGGCCGATGGAACGTATTCTATCCTCTGGTACTCTAAAGGTCATACGCACAAATGTGTCATCAGGGTAGTTGGACAGATCCTCAATAAAGTTGTAAGGCGCGGAAGGATTTGGTTTGACGCCAGCCTCTGCCGGTGGCTTCAACACAGATTCAGTATAAGATTCAGTCCAGGTTCCAACAGGAAGTTCGGTGATTTCAAATTCAGTAGGCTCATACATGTTCCTCCGCAAAGTACCGCTTATGACTACGCTAGTGCCAATTTGTTCTATGTGTCCACGGAAATCTCTGTACCAGGGGACCATCGGCTTTAGCGCATCACCCTTAATCAACCTTCTTATGTTGGCAATGATGTCTTTGGGATTGTACATAGGCACCTTGGTCGAGTATCCGGTACCTATGCCTTCAGCTCCGTTGACCAAGACCATCGGGATGATTGGAGCATAGTACTCTGGCTCGACCGTCAAGTTATCATCCTCCAAATAGTTCAGAAGAGGGTCGTCTTCTGGTCGGAAAATCTTCCTTGTCAAACTATTAAGCATCGTATTGATGTATCTGGCGCTGGCCGAGTCCTTACCACCTCTAAGGCGGGTACCGAACTGACCGAGCGGTTGCAACAGGTTAATGTTGTTCGAGCCCACGAAATTTTGAGCCAATGCAACAATGGTCTGCTGGAGTGATTGTTCACCGTGGTGGTAAGCCGACTTCTCAGCGACTGAGGCGGCAAGTTGGGCAACTTTGACTTCACGCTTGTCATTCCTCAAGCAGCAAACGTATAGTACCTTTCGCTGACCTGGCTTGAGACCATCCATAGCAGACGGAATGGAACGATCGTTGTCGGACCTACTGAAATGAATAAGCTCTTTGTTGATAAAATCCTGGTAAACTATCTCGTGAGTCTGTTCTCCATAGAGGTATTCGTCGGGGAGACCCAATTCACGTCTCCTCTTCCTCTGCTCCATATCATTCTGGAGCCATTGTTTTCGCGCTTCAATCATATCTTTGCTGAAAGCCATGACGATTGCATCATCATCGCCTTTACCACCATATTTGAAGTTGATTCTGTGCCTCTCAAGGTCGCTGAAGTACTCCCTAGCCTCTGAGGCAGTCGAAGTACCCAAACCCTTGTAGTATTTGATATGATAAGAATTGTAGTTCGATGTATTCTTTTTCCATTCTTCAAATTCAGGCTGACTGTAAAAGTTGAGTGTCTGGCTGCCTTTGCGCGCCTTAACAATCGGCGTAATAAACTGCTGAAGAAATTGTTGGTGTCTAATAAGTGATGGCCACTGAGAATGTATAAAATTGATAATCAGACCCTTGATGTGAGAGCCGTCGACATCCTGATCGGTCATGATCATAATTTTTccatatctcaaatctttgagATCTTCTGGGTTCTGGTAACCTTTTTTGTAGCTAAGACCCAATATCTTGACGATTGCATTGATCTCAGCGTTTTCGGATATCTGTTTGGACTTGGCTTCACGAACATTCAGAAGCTTACCCCTCAGAGGGAATATACCGAAATAATTCTGACCGATGACCGAAGTACCAGAGACTGCCAAACTCTTTGCCGAATCTCCCTCGGTGAGGATGAGGGTGCACTGTTTCGATTGTGCCTTACCGGCCATATTCGCGTCGATCAATTTCGGGACGTTGATGGTTCCAGT includes these proteins:
- the LOC126804752 gene encoding uncharacterized protein LOC126804752, translating into MASQPSIEGDNAGSGEEEEEEGHSSSLDEIMSSNGIRSKRSHYRMIAQGKANGRRSSSTNNREKWRQQNVNRAFVNLRRLVPTHPPDKRLSKNEILRMAIKYIRLLESILEHDNSQKRNFQHS
- the LOC126804753 gene encoding uncharacterized protein LOC126804753 yields the protein MDASAVKAGMWQDITAEFKSSVSQLNLGELLKSDHFTLLEAMSAIELMDPKMDSGMILKKCNRKILNFDQSVKSGLIKINNLEISELLGIIDDTYSCLVTWLEGHLLSLTVMTNLYLHQPEKIEDRCLRIFSLSALKLTKFIDKMVSVIFCIEEEDFMLNMGKFNLDSQINDSKVLCSLEDLCQYYERLIEHDSIRTHNNSHGTKTNNTKTTNTNNKQADKHQSNSSSDMSPSKVNLELDKCQIAALVTRLRFTYNFFACFLHIHRHILKDAVAGMEFDNQTDAGISRAVKLFQNDVLLCDQHLEKCLEHLDHWSETIDMGIKPNPNQTDSTSEGIYPTIMGFEPHVNHKLLPATYPRCSSIKSRPSTIDYLRDLIIRMRHCTSISVSFYQKSLIKSVDLFENFSKYFRPSSCVISRSFLQTLYLPGVSIKLLRDEVVQSMTEFCEPLGQMMRKDEGGGGGGEEESQGADRFMFLTHSQKAFSQVVSIYGHNPSRQHERFSELITTFKNLQYESAFINSVAYSWTTYHLARLCIKYILSGLELELFSVHEYPYVFWYLYEILYKNEREQLDLARQFIEGQLLAEDAQKKAKGKKNRRKQSSTSFHDSNLLRNGAYRYLTGGTFLLTYGLKLQGKIRTPSMDFTSEEICFDHRFGALTGTSVYQSYQKTLKRLEKLEHIYREALDCFSEAKEIFTVLVQHEDCVKVCKANMVVTRILSSNLEAFKDREVQFNFDTHPSFPTVKF
- the LOC126804755 gene encoding uncharacterized protein LOC126804755, giving the protein MADDKNQALPYGDMKLIQSDGSTNRPLVSIKDIQTNLVGQQIWVRGRLHSSRCKGKQAFFVLRQQHFTVQAILRVAEGTQVTKDMITFAAGLPKESIIDVYGLVKQSPVKIESCSQTDVELELSQVYAVSRSDARLAVQIEDLSRSESETVLVIRVDQDTRLNNRVIDLRTVTNQAIFRFESGVTNLFREALNKRAFVEIHTPKIINAASEGGANVFEVSYFKTKAYLAQSPQFYKQMAIAADFDRVYTVGAVFRAEDSNTHRHLTEFVGLDLEMAFNYDYHEVVDLIGKTFVDIFKGLEERFATEIAAVHRQYPAEPFKYLDETLVLKFPEAVEMLRQAGAEMGDEDDLTTANEKLLGKLVRDKYQTDFYILDKFPLAVRPFYTMPDPHDIKYSNSYDMFMRGEEILSGAQRIHDEQLLRERASHHGIDLATIEPYVKAFKYGCPPHAGGGIGLERVAMLYLGLDNIRKTSMFPRDPKRLEP